One Luteibacter sp. 9135 DNA segment encodes these proteins:
- a CDS encoding LysR family transcriptional regulator, with product MASREPAWDLFRSFLAVMREGSLSAAARSLGMTQPSLGRHIRELESALGVDLFSRVPHGLLPADAALELLPHAEAMASAAASVQRAASGTRDTLQGVVRITASEVIGVEVLPTMLAGFRRAYPRIVIELSTTNRTENLLRRDADIAVRSAVPQQDALVARHVADIPIGLYGHADYLALAGRPRRVADIASHALIGYDEEKPYIRALRPADVPYAREHFALRTDNDLAALAAIRAGFGLGFCQVPLARRSGLVRLFPKTLEVPLRLWVVMHEDQRRSRRVRAVYDHLVEGLTAYGASGNA from the coding sequence ATGGCTAGCCGCGAACCCGCCTGGGATCTTTTCCGTTCTTTCCTCGCCGTGATGCGCGAGGGAAGCCTTTCCGCGGCCGCGCGTTCGCTGGGTATGACCCAGCCCAGCCTGGGCCGGCACATCCGGGAGCTGGAAAGCGCCCTGGGCGTGGACCTGTTCTCGCGCGTGCCGCACGGTCTGCTTCCCGCCGATGCCGCGCTGGAACTGCTGCCGCACGCGGAAGCCATGGCCTCCGCGGCGGCCTCCGTGCAGCGTGCGGCATCCGGCACGCGCGACACCTTGCAGGGCGTGGTGCGGATCACCGCCAGCGAGGTGATCGGGGTGGAAGTGCTGCCGACGATGCTGGCCGGTTTCCGGCGCGCGTATCCGCGCATCGTCATCGAGCTGTCGACCACCAACCGCACGGAAAACCTGCTGCGTCGCGATGCCGACATCGCCGTGCGCAGCGCCGTGCCCCAACAGGACGCCCTGGTGGCACGGCACGTCGCCGACATCCCCATCGGGCTCTACGGTCATGCGGACTATCTGGCCCTGGCGGGTCGCCCGCGTCGCGTCGCGGACATCGCCAGCCACGCGCTGATCGGCTACGACGAGGAAAAACCGTATATCCGGGCGCTGCGTCCCGCCGATGTGCCTTATGCACGCGAGCACTTCGCGCTGCGCACGGACAACGACCTGGCGGCACTGGCGGCCATTCGCGCCGGTTTCGGCCTCGGGTTCTGCCAAGTGCCGCTGGCGCGACGCAGCGGGCTGGTTCGCCTGTTCCCGAAGACGCTGGAGGTGCCGCTGCGGCTGTGGGTGGTGATGCACGAAGACCAGCGCCGCAGCCGCCGCGTGCGCGCCGTCTACGACCACCTGGTGGAAGGCCTGACCGCCTATGGAGCGTCCGGCAACGCGTAA
- a CDS encoding DUF6165 family protein, with amino-acid sequence MSLIHTPVSYGELIDKITILQIKLMEIQDDAKLTNVRNELELLDATWKNDKASETDITDEQARLLAVNQRLWKIEDDIRLKERAQAFDDAFIQLARSVYIENDERAAIKREINMKLGSTLVEEKSYQDYRAPQTGA; translated from the coding sequence ATGAGCCTGATCCATACCCCCGTCTCTTATGGCGAGCTGATCGACAAGATCACGATCCTGCAGATCAAGCTCATGGAAATCCAGGACGATGCCAAGCTGACCAACGTGCGCAACGAACTCGAACTGCTCGACGCGACGTGGAAAAACGACAAGGCCTCCGAGACCGACATCACCGACGAGCAGGCGCGCCTTCTCGCCGTCAACCAGCGCCTGTGGAAGATCGAGGACGACATTCGCCTGAAGGAGCGCGCGCAGGCGTTCGACGATGCGTTCATCCAGTTGGCGCGTTCCGTGTACATCGAGAACGACGAGCGCGCCGCGATCAAGCGCGAGATCAACATGAAGCTGGGCTCCACGCTGGTCGAAGAGAAGTCGTACCAGGATTACCGCGCGCCGCAGACCGGCGCTTAA
- a CDS encoding NAD-dependent epimerase/dehydratase family protein, translating into MTRSHRTALVLGATGGIGGETARALVAAGWTVKALTRHAGKVDDGALHWIHGDAMNADDVRRAAQGTQAIVHAVNPPGYKDWERVVLPMIDHTIAAARTVGARIVLPGSVYNYGPGTYPLIAEDAPQHPPSRKGEIRVAVEERLEAAAREGVRSLVLRCGDFYGPRSGNNWLAQGILTPGKPLRDIRYPGLPSLRHTWAYLPDVAATLVALLERDDELDTFARFHFGGHVLTGYALADALRRASGRGELPLRRFPWWMATLVAPFMETMREVRKMRYLWDEEILLDDARLRAFLADVPCTAPETALRTTLQGMGLIGPSVTA; encoded by the coding sequence ATGACCCGATCCCATCGCACTGCCCTCGTCCTCGGCGCCACCGGCGGCATCGGCGGGGAAACCGCCCGCGCGCTGGTCGCCGCCGGCTGGACCGTCAAGGCGCTGACCCGCCACGCCGGCAAGGTCGACGACGGCGCGCTCCACTGGATCCACGGCGACGCCATGAACGCGGACGACGTGCGCCGCGCCGCGCAGGGCACGCAGGCGATCGTGCATGCCGTCAATCCGCCGGGCTACAAGGACTGGGAGCGCGTGGTGCTGCCGATGATCGATCACACCATCGCCGCCGCGCGCACCGTGGGCGCGCGGATCGTGCTGCCGGGCTCGGTCTACAACTACGGTCCCGGCACGTACCCACTGATCGCCGAGGACGCACCCCAGCATCCACCCTCACGCAAGGGCGAGATCCGGGTGGCCGTGGAGGAACGCCTGGAGGCCGCGGCGCGCGAAGGGGTACGCAGCCTGGTCCTGCGCTGCGGCGATTTCTACGGTCCGCGCAGCGGGAACAACTGGCTGGCCCAGGGCATCCTCACGCCCGGCAAGCCGTTGCGCGACATCCGCTACCCCGGCTTACCGTCGCTGCGCCACACCTGGGCCTACCTGCCGGACGTCGCCGCCACGCTGGTGGCGCTGCTGGAACGCGATGACGAACTGGATACCTTCGCGCGCTTCCACTTCGGGGGGCATGTGCTCACCGGGTACGCGCTGGCCGATGCGCTCAGGCGGGCGTCAGGTCGGGGCGAGTTGCCGCTGCGCCGTTTCCCGTGGTGGATGGCGACCCTGGTCGCACCCTTCATGGAAACCATGCGCGAGGTGCGCAAGATGCGCTACCTGTGGGACGAGGAAATCCTGCTGGACGACGCACGGCTGCGTGCCTTCCTCGCGGACGTGCCGTGCACGGCACCGGAAACGGCCTTGCGCACGACGTTGCAGGGCATGGGCCTGATCGGCCCGTCGGTCACAGCGTAA
- a CDS encoding YihY/virulence factor BrkB family protein, with protein sequence MTGGAIKRTIVSAVDGFSDDELMTRAAALAFYAALSFAPLLLLLMWVISVLHPEWRDQLTQTLSSVVGSRAAGAIDSVITSAKAHPRLSDIAGIVGLGVTLFAASAVFAQLQGTLDRVWRVKPRPGEAVGAWLRARGRAFALLGGMAFMMIVSFIVSAIIQTVIRGDSTAWSAVEYGISVIVFVAAFGAMYKVLPDALIDWSEALIGAVLTTALFLAGKYVIGLYIQYSDVGGAYGPAGAFVVLLTWTYYSSIIVLLGAELTRGVADARGKPIRPSPHAVEIEAAPAEVKPKDSRDAALARASRTPRTRIPPAAVAGSLFAAGVVLGAVMRSGARGRRPGRGV encoded by the coding sequence ATGACCGGCGGAGCTATAAAGCGCACCATCGTTTCCGCGGTGGACGGCTTCAGCGACGATGAGTTGATGACACGTGCGGCGGCGCTGGCGTTCTACGCCGCTTTGTCGTTCGCACCCCTCCTGCTCCTGCTGATGTGGGTGATTTCGGTGCTGCATCCGGAATGGCGCGACCAGCTGACCCAGACGCTGTCGTCCGTGGTCGGCAGCCGTGCCGCGGGCGCCATCGACAGCGTGATCACCAGTGCGAAAGCGCATCCGCGCCTGAGCGACATCGCCGGCATCGTCGGCCTGGGCGTGACGCTGTTCGCCGCCTCGGCGGTGTTCGCCCAGTTGCAGGGCACGTTGGACCGGGTCTGGCGGGTGAAGCCCCGGCCGGGCGAAGCCGTCGGCGCCTGGTTGCGTGCGCGCGGCCGGGCGTTCGCGCTGCTGGGTGGCATGGCGTTCATGATGATCGTCTCGTTCATCGTCAGCGCCATCATCCAGACGGTGATCCGCGGCGACTCGACGGCGTGGAGCGCCGTGGAATACGGGATCTCCGTGATCGTGTTCGTGGCGGCCTTCGGCGCGATGTACAAGGTGCTGCCCGATGCGCTGATCGACTGGAGCGAGGCGCTTATCGGTGCGGTACTGACCACGGCGCTGTTCCTGGCAGGCAAGTACGTCATCGGCCTGTACATCCAGTATTCCGACGTGGGCGGCGCATATGGCCCCGCTGGCGCCTTCGTGGTTCTGCTGACCTGGACCTATTACTCGTCGATCATCGTGCTGCTCGGTGCCGAGCTGACCCGCGGCGTGGCCGACGCACGTGGCAAGCCGATCCGCCCCAGTCCCCACGCGGTGGAAATCGAGGCCGCGCCTGCCGAGGTCAAGCCGAAGGACTCGCGGGACGCGGCGCTGGCCCGCGCCTCGCGCACCCCGCGTACCCGCATCCCTCCGGCGGCGGTGGCCGGTTCCCTGTTCGCCGCGGGCGTCGTGCTGGGGGCCGTGATGCGGTCCGGCGCGCGTGGTCGCCGTCCGGGCCGCGGGGTATAA
- a CDS encoding response regulator, with product MPLNLLIADDHPMFRGALLHALAEALRGGRALEAASHSAMEAVLAAGEPVDLVLLDLTMPGAMGFSSLLWLRGEHPDVPVLVVSSNDHPRNVRRAQQFGAAGFVSKSAPAEVLRAAVAEVMQGGTAFVGARADRSDDDARLAARLARLTPAQFRVLMLMAEGLLNKQIAAELGLAENTVKIHVTAVLSKLECRSRTQAAVLVRSLDVDEGVDGSHPG from the coding sequence ATGCCGCTCAACCTGCTCATTGCCGACGATCACCCGATGTTCCGTGGCGCCCTGCTGCACGCGCTGGCCGAGGCCCTGCGGGGCGGTCGCGCGCTGGAGGCGGCCAGCCACAGCGCGATGGAGGCGGTGCTTGCCGCTGGCGAGCCGGTCGATCTGGTGCTGCTGGACCTGACCATGCCGGGGGCCATGGGCTTCTCGTCGCTGCTATGGCTGCGCGGTGAGCATCCGGACGTGCCGGTGCTGGTGGTGTCGTCCAACGACCATCCGCGCAACGTGCGCCGCGCGCAACAGTTCGGCGCGGCGGGTTTCGTCTCCAAATCCGCACCGGCCGAGGTATTGCGCGCGGCGGTGGCCGAGGTGATGCAGGGCGGCACCGCCTTCGTCGGCGCGCGTGCCGACCGCAGCGACGACGATGCCCGCCTGGCCGCGCGACTGGCCCGGCTCACGCCGGCGCAGTTCCGCGTGCTGATGCTGATGGCCGAGGGCCTGCTCAACAAGCAGATCGCCGCCGAACTGGGCCTGGCGGAAAACACCGTGAAGATCCACGTGACCGCCGTACTGTCGAAGCTGGAATGCCGCTCGCGCACGCAGGCCGCGGTGCTGGTGCGGTCGCTGGATGTCGACGAAGGCGTCGACGGCTCCCACCCGGGTTAG
- a CDS encoding PAS-domain containing protein gives MAVMSRVRLVRLLPVCALALAIAGTAAMGGWWAWRRALAVTATQSADRLELHALAVQRLIDRFTVLPEVLALDPALRAALSDTGEPLPTLALNRKLAQANGAAHASTLTLLDRRGRAVAANNWDTPTSNVGLDYRFRPYFQEAMREGHATFYAMGVSTGVAGYFIARAVDDEQGRHVGVIVVKITLDEVRHDWARDDDTVLLADRYGVVFLTNRDASWLYRPLQALSPRDADAIRATRQYGDRALVPMRTVTLGEAGADARRVRVISPSLDGEVVWASLALPHQGWTLHLLADARPAMTAARDAALVVLAVWLPIVLFGLFLQQRLRLARLRQRSREELERMVAHHAAALRSAQDSVVAAAHEATQGADGNLEHLPQGVSVIDASLRLVAWNTRYREIFGFPEEYMRVGRPIEDLFRFNARRGLLGPGDPEEAIRRRLDYLRAGSPHMYERERPDGTTLEIRGNPLPDGGFVTSYADITAYKAAARELRSLATSLERRVDERTRDLHDAKAEAERANRSKTRFVAAAVHDLLQPLNAARLFVGALAAGHLDAAERELVERVRSALDTQDELLASLLDVSRLEGGAVEPRFAAVSLESLLADLAKQFGVLAASHGLQLRCVTGRAVVRSDALLLRRVLQNFLSNAIHYTPRGDVLIGARRQGDAVRIEVWDTGLGIPEAKTRAIFDEFLRLDNGVDRERRSSGLGLSIVDRIGRLLGAPVAVRSRPGKGSVFSITVPLWQGPSATTAKAAGAEDESPFAGARVMLLDADGVTRQATTRLLASWGCEVAAAASASEAMRHAETDAVPAILLLEDPIDGMTGEALRLALGARWGGMPPTLLIAEAPSTADVERAAAVGVRYLTRPLAPARLRAVMSRMLMVSG, from the coding sequence ATCGCGGTCATGTCCCGAGTGCGCCTCGTCCGCCTGTTACCCGTGTGTGCGCTGGCGCTGGCCATCGCCGGCACCGCGGCCATGGGCGGGTGGTGGGCGTGGCGTCGCGCGCTGGCGGTCACCGCCACGCAGTCGGCGGATCGTCTCGAACTGCACGCGCTGGCGGTGCAACGCCTGATCGACCGGTTCACCGTGCTGCCGGAGGTGCTGGCGCTGGATCCGGCCTTGCGCGCGGCGCTGTCGGACACCGGCGAGCCCCTGCCGACCCTGGCGCTCAATCGCAAGCTTGCCCAGGCCAACGGCGCGGCGCATGCCTCGACACTCACGTTGCTGGACCGGCGTGGCCGGGCCGTGGCCGCCAACAACTGGGATACCCCCACAAGCAACGTCGGCCTGGACTATCGGTTCCGGCCGTATTTCCAGGAGGCGATGCGGGAGGGGCACGCCACCTTTTATGCGATGGGCGTATCCACGGGCGTGGCCGGCTATTTCATCGCGCGTGCCGTCGACGACGAGCAGGGCCGGCATGTCGGCGTGATCGTGGTGAAAATCACCCTGGACGAAGTGCGTCACGACTGGGCCCGCGACGACGATACCGTGCTGCTGGCCGACCGCTACGGCGTGGTTTTCCTGACCAACCGCGATGCCTCGTGGTTGTATCGGCCACTGCAGGCATTGTCTCCGCGAGATGCGGATGCGATCCGCGCCACGCGCCAGTACGGCGATCGCGCGCTCGTGCCGATGCGCACCGTTACCCTGGGCGAGGCAGGCGCGGACGCGCGACGCGTCAGGGTGATCTCGCCGTCGCTCGACGGCGAGGTGGTCTGGGCCAGCCTGGCCCTGCCTCACCAGGGCTGGACCCTGCACCTGCTGGCTGACGCCCGCCCGGCCATGACGGCTGCGCGCGACGCCGCGCTGGTGGTGCTGGCGGTGTGGCTTCCGATCGTCCTGTTCGGGCTGTTCCTGCAGCAGCGGCTGCGCCTGGCCCGGCTGCGCCAGCGCAGCCGCGAGGAGCTCGAGCGCATGGTGGCGCACCACGCCGCCGCGCTGCGCTCCGCGCAAGACAGCGTAGTGGCCGCGGCGCACGAGGCCACCCAGGGCGCCGATGGCAACCTGGAACACCTGCCGCAGGGCGTGAGCGTGATCGACGCGTCGCTGCGGCTGGTCGCGTGGAACACGCGCTACCGGGAGATATTCGGGTTTCCCGAGGAATACATGCGCGTGGGGCGGCCTATCGAGGACCTGTTCCGTTTCAACGCGCGGCGCGGCTTGCTGGGCCCGGGTGATCCGGAGGAGGCGATCCGCCGCCGGCTGGATTACCTGCGTGCCGGCAGCCCGCACATGTACGAGCGCGAGCGGCCCGACGGCACCACCCTGGAAATACGCGGCAATCCGCTGCCGGACGGTGGCTTCGTCACCAGTTATGCCGACATCACGGCGTACAAGGCCGCCGCGCGCGAACTGCGGTCGCTGGCGACCAGCCTGGAACGCCGGGTGGACGAGCGCACGCGCGACCTGCACGACGCCAAGGCGGAAGCGGAGCGGGCCAATCGCTCCAAGACCCGTTTCGTCGCCGCCGCCGTCCACGACCTGCTGCAGCCACTCAATGCGGCACGGCTGTTTGTCGGTGCGCTGGCGGCGGGGCACCTCGACGCCGCGGAGCGCGAGCTGGTGGAGCGCGTCCGCAGTGCGCTGGACACGCAGGACGAATTGCTGGCCAGCCTGCTGGATGTGTCGCGGCTGGAAGGGGGCGCAGTCGAGCCGCGCTTTGCCGCCGTGTCGCTGGAATCGCTATTGGCCGACCTGGCGAAGCAGTTCGGGGTGCTGGCGGCATCGCACGGCCTGCAACTGCGCTGCGTCACCGGTCGGGCCGTCGTGCGCAGCGATGCCTTGCTGCTCCGCCGCGTGTTGCAGAATTTCCTCTCCAATGCGATCCATTACACACCGCGTGGCGACGTGCTGATCGGAGCGCGCCGGCAAGGCGATGCGGTGCGCATCGAGGTTTGGGACACGGGGCTTGGCATCCCGGAGGCGAAAACCCGGGCGATCTTCGACGAGTTCCTGCGCCTGGACAACGGCGTGGACCGCGAGCGGCGCAGCTCGGGCCTGGGGCTGTCGATCGTCGACCGGATCGGGCGGCTGCTGGGCGCGCCGGTGGCGGTACGCTCGCGTCCGGGCAAGGGCAGCGTGTTCTCCATCACCGTGCCGTTATGGCAGGGCCCGTCCGCGACGACAGCGAAGGCCGCCGGCGCCGAGGATGAATCGCCGTTCGCCGGTGCCCGGGTCATGCTGCTGGATGCCGACGGCGTGACACGACAGGCCACGACGCGGCTGCTGGCGTCGTGGGGCTGCGAGGTGGCGGCCGCGGCCAGCGCGAGCGAGGCGATGCGCCACGCGGAAACCGACGCGGTGCCCGCGATCCTCCTGCTGGAGGACCCGATCGACGGCATGACGGGTGAGGCACTGCGCCTGGCCCTCGGCGCACGCTGGGGCGGCATGCCACCCACGCTGCTCATCGCAGAGGCGCCCTCGACAGCGGATGTGGAGCGTGCGGCTGCGGTCGGTGTGCGTTACCTCACGCGACCCCTTGCCCCGGCGCGCCTGCGCGCGGTCATGAGCCGCATGCTGATGGTGTCCGGCTAA
- a CDS encoding DUF3757 domain-containing protein: MSSTKTMTVSLAMAIAMTAWATHAAAADISCPAARSIRQNGETKDGDIAYEAVSGAHTWKGEVSQYDDAKLHLEGLSFAGASLINSKDKHWASCDYKATDGNSLRMSLDMEGNAVSPANAKAWKSVAAGKETCTQSTSEACTFK; the protein is encoded by the coding sequence ATGAGCAGCACGAAGACGATGACGGTTTCGCTGGCGATGGCCATCGCCATGACCGCCTGGGCCACCCACGCCGCCGCCGCGGATATATCCTGCCCGGCTGCCAGGTCGATCAGGCAGAACGGCGAGACGAAGGATGGCGATATTGCCTATGAGGCCGTGTCCGGCGCTCACACCTGGAAGGGTGAGGTCTCGCAATACGACGACGCGAAACTTCACTTGGAGGGGTTGTCCTTTGCCGGTGCCTCGCTGATCAACAGCAAGGATAAACACTGGGCGTCGTGTGACTACAAGGCCACGGACGGCAACAGCCTCCGCATGAGTCTCGACATGGAAGGCAACGCGGTGTCGCCGGCGAACGCCAAGGCGTGGAAAAGCGTCGCCGCGGGGAAGGAAACCTGCACGCAGTCGACGAGCGAAGCCTGCACTTTCAAGTGA
- a CDS encoding dicarboxylate/amino acid:cation symporter: MSLQQSVPVAAPRPWYRQTYAQVLVAIALGALLGHYWPAFAESLKPLGDAFIKLVKMIIAPVIFLTVVTGIAGMPHLNAVGRVVLKAMLYFLVFSTLALIVGMVVANVVQPGAGLNIDPATLSTKEIATYTTKAHDISLTAFLLDIIPDTVVGAFTSGNILQVLLFAVLFGISLTLAGERGRPVVSFFEALTAPVFTLVHLLMKAAPIGAFGAIAFTIGRYGIESLSNLLFLVATFYGTAILFVVVVLGTVAKCAGFSIFRLMRYLKAELLLVLGTSSSEAALPSLMEKMERAGCDKSVVGLVVPTGYSFNLDGTNIYMTLAALFIAQATNTPLTLGEQVALLLVAMVSSKGAAGVTGAGFVTLAATLSVVPSLPVAGMALILGVDRFMSECRSLTNFIGNAVATVIVARWEGALDREALDAALSPEASNYVTRTDLAG; encoded by the coding sequence ATGTCCCTGCAGCAGTCCGTTCCCGTCGCCGCTCCCCGGCCCTGGTATCGCCAGACCTACGCGCAGGTGCTGGTCGCCATCGCCCTCGGTGCCCTGCTGGGTCACTACTGGCCGGCCTTCGCCGAATCGCTCAAGCCGCTGGGCGACGCCTTCATCAAGCTGGTGAAGATGATCATCGCGCCGGTGATCTTCCTCACCGTGGTCACCGGCATCGCCGGCATGCCTCATCTCAACGCGGTCGGCCGCGTGGTGCTGAAGGCGATGCTCTACTTCCTCGTCTTCTCGACCCTGGCGCTCATCGTCGGCATGGTCGTGGCCAACGTGGTGCAACCGGGAGCGGGCCTGAACATCGATCCCGCCACCCTGTCGACGAAGGAGATCGCCACCTACACCACCAAGGCCCACGACATCTCGCTGACCGCCTTCCTGCTGGACATCATTCCGGACACCGTGGTGGGCGCGTTCACCTCGGGCAACATCCTGCAGGTGCTGCTGTTCGCCGTGCTGTTCGGCATCTCGCTGACACTGGCCGGCGAGCGCGGCAGGCCCGTGGTGTCGTTTTTCGAAGCCCTGACCGCGCCCGTGTTCACGCTGGTGCACCTGCTCATGAAAGCCGCCCCCATCGGTGCCTTCGGCGCCATCGCCTTCACCATCGGCCGCTACGGCATCGAGTCGCTGTCCAACCTGCTGTTCCTCGTCGCCACCTTCTACGGCACGGCCATCCTGTTCGTGGTGGTGGTGCTGGGCACCGTGGCAAAGTGCGCGGGGTTCTCCATCTTCCGCCTGATGCGCTACCTGAAGGCCGAACTGCTGCTGGTGCTGGGCACCTCGTCCTCGGAAGCGGCCCTGCCCTCGCTGATGGAGAAGATGGAGCGCGCGGGCTGCGACAAGTCGGTGGTCGGCCTGGTGGTGCCCACCGGGTACTCGTTCAACCTGGACGGCACCAACATCTACATGACGCTGGCCGCGCTTTTCATCGCGCAAGCGACCAACACACCGCTCACCCTCGGCGAACAGGTGGCCCTGCTGCTGGTGGCCATGGTCAGCTCCAAGGGAGCGGCGGGCGTGACCGGCGCCGGCTTCGTCACGCTGGCGGCCACGCTCTCCGTGGTGCCCTCGCTGCCCGTGGCGGGCATGGCGCTGATCCTGGGCGTGGACCGTTTCATGAGCGAATGCCGCTCGCTGACCAACTTCATCGGCAATGCGGTGGCCACGGTCATCGTCGCGCGCTGGGAGGGAGCACTGGACCGGGAGGCGCTGGATGCGGCGCTGTCGCCGGAAGCGTCGAACTACGTCACCCGGACTGACCTGGCCGGGTGA
- a CDS encoding Nramp family divalent metal transporter, with protein MLDQVKTPPRDPAMVDVLSGRRRGLSALLPFAGPAMVVSVAYIDPGNFATNIQAGARYGYALLWVVLLANLVAMLFQSLSAKLGIVTGRNLAELCRDRLPKPLVYVMWVVSELAAMATDLAEFLGGAIGLSLLFHMPLLVGMGITAVVTYALLLLEGKGYRRLELTIGALVGVVGLSYLVELFIAPVGWKALGQQIFVPNLPDSAAIAIAVGLIGATVMPHALFLHSGLTERRVQARNDAERTRIIRLSNLEVILALTLAGLINLAMVVMAAGAFHGSHPDVAKIETAYQTLIPLLGGAAATIFLVSLIASGFSSSVVGTMAGQMIMQGFVDFRIPIWLRRAITMLPSFAVVLAGVDATRALVLSQVALSIALPFPMIALVWFTSRGDVMGAFRNGRLVVVLSALAALVVLGLNVLLLLDAFGLVTL; from the coding sequence ATGCTCGACCAAGTGAAAACACCGCCACGCGACCCGGCCATGGTCGACGTGCTGTCGGGGCGCCGCCGCGGGCTCTCCGCGCTGCTGCCGTTTGCCGGGCCCGCGATGGTGGTCTCGGTGGCCTATATCGACCCGGGCAATTTCGCGACCAATATCCAGGCGGGCGCGCGCTATGGGTATGCACTGCTTTGGGTGGTGCTGCTGGCGAACCTGGTCGCCATGTTGTTCCAGAGCCTGTCCGCCAAGCTGGGTATCGTGACCGGTCGCAACCTCGCCGAGCTGTGCCGCGATCGCCTGCCCAAGCCGCTGGTCTACGTCATGTGGGTGGTGAGCGAGTTGGCCGCCATGGCCACCGACCTGGCCGAGTTCCTGGGCGGCGCGATCGGCCTCAGCCTGCTGTTCCACATGCCGTTGCTTGTCGGCATGGGGATTACCGCCGTGGTCACATACGCGTTGCTGCTGCTGGAAGGCAAGGGCTACCGTCGCCTTGAGCTGACCATCGGCGCGCTGGTGGGCGTGGTGGGGTTGTCCTACCTCGTGGAACTGTTCATCGCGCCCGTCGGTTGGAAAGCGCTGGGGCAGCAGATCTTCGTGCCGAACCTGCCCGACAGCGCGGCCATCGCCATCGCCGTGGGCCTTATTGGCGCGACCGTGATGCCGCATGCCCTGTTCCTGCACTCGGGGCTGACCGAGCGCCGCGTGCAGGCCAGGAATGATGCGGAGCGGACGCGGATCATCCGGTTGTCCAACCTCGAGGTGATCCTGGCGCTCACGCTGGCAGGCCTGATCAACCTGGCCATGGTGGTGATGGCGGCCGGCGCGTTCCACGGCAGCCACCCCGACGTGGCAAAGATCGAAACCGCCTACCAGACCCTGATCCCGCTGCTTGGCGGTGCCGCTGCCACCATCTTCCTCGTTTCCCTCATCGCCTCGGGGTTTTCCAGCTCCGTGGTGGGCACCATGGCCGGGCAGATGATCATGCAGGGCTTCGTCGATTTCCGCATTCCGATCTGGTTGCGGCGCGCGATCACCATGCTGCCCAGTTTCGCCGTGGTACTGGCCGGCGTGGACGCGACCCGTGCCCTGGTGCTCAGCCAGGTGGCGTTGAGCATCGCGCTGCCGTTCCCCATGATCGCCCTGGTCTGGTTCACCAGTCGGGGCGACGTCATGGGCGCGTTCCGCAACGGCCGTCTGGTGGTGGTGCTGTCGGCGCTGGCTGCGCTGGTCGTGCTGGGGCTGAATGTGCTGTTGCTGCTGGACGCGTTCGGGCTGGTTACGCTGTGA